CCGAGGAGCCGTAACAGGAGCCGGGGACGTTCACACAGACGACGTAGTACTCGGTCGTGTCGATGGCCTTGCCCGGCCCGACCACGTCGTCCCACCACGCGCGGGCCTGGCCCGCGGTCTGGACGCCGGTTCCCGTGTCCGCGTCGCCGGCGTCGCTCCCGTCGACCGCGTCGGCGTCGTGATCCTCGCTTCGGGGGGCGTTCGAGACGTGCTGGCTTCCGGTGAGCGCGTGACACACCAGGACAGCGTTGTCCCCGTCGAACTCGCCGTACGTCTCGTACGCGAGCCGGAGGTCGCCGACGGACTCGCCGCACTCGAACCGGAACTCGCCGACGGACTCGACGGCCGTCATCGCGTCGCCTCCGCGATAGCCCGATCCAGATCCGCGACGATGTCGTCGGGGTCCTCGATGCCGACGGAGAGGCGCAGGAGGTCCGGGCTCACGCCCGCGGCCCGCTGTTCCTCCTCGGAGAGCTGCGCGTGGGTCGTGCTCGCCGGGTGGATGATCAGCGAGCGCGCGTCACCGATGTTCGCGAGGAACGAGACCAACTCCACCTCTTCACACACGCCCTTACCGGCGGTAAAGCCGTCCTCCAGCCCGAACACGACCATTCCGCCGAAACCGTCGAGGTACTCGGCGGCGGCGTCGTGCGTCGGGTGACCCTCGAATCCGGGGTAGGTGACCCACGCCACCTCGGGGTGGTCGCGGAGGTGTTCGGCGACGATCCGGGCGTTCTCGCAGTGCTTCTCCATCCGGATCGGCAGGGTGGCGAGCCCCTGGAGCGTCTGCCAGGCGTCGAAGGGCGACTGGGGGTTTCCGAGCGTGCGCACCCCGCGGTGGCGCGCCACCTGCGCGAACGCGCGCTCGCCGAACCGCTCGGCGAAGTCGACGTCGAAGGCGGGGTTCTCGCCGGACAGCTCGGGGTAGTCGGCGTCCGGGTGGTCCCACGGGAAGGTGCCGCCGTCGACGAGTACGCCCCCGACGGTGGTGCCCGACCCGTGGATCCACTTGGTCGTGGAGTTCCAGACGATGTCGGCGCCGTGGTCGATGGGGTTGCACAGCGCCGGCGTCCCGAACGTGTTGTCGACCACGAGCGGGACCGCGTGTTCGTGGGCGATGTCGGCGACGCGCTCGAAATCGGGCGTGACGAGCGACGGGTTCGCCAGCGTCTCGACGTGGACGAACGCGGTGTCCTCGTCGACGGCGTCCTCGTAGGCCGCGTAATCGGTGGTTTCGACCGTCCGGAGGTCGACGCCGCGGCGGGAAGCCATGTGCGCGAGGTAGGTGCTCGTGCCGCCGTACATGTCGACGCTGGCGACGACGTTGTCGCCGGCACGCGCGAGGAGGCTCGTCGCGGTGTCGATGGCGGCCATCCCGGAGGCGGTGGCGACGGCGTCGACGCCGCCCTCCAGGTCGGCGAGGCGCTTCTCCAGCACCCGCGTCGTGGGGTTGGAGATGCGGGTGTACACGTCGCCCTCGCGGTCGAGGGCGTACAGATCGGCGGCGGTGTCGGCGTCGGGGAACGCGTAGGAGGTCGTCTGATAGATGGGCGGCGCTCGCGCGCCGGTCGCCGGGTCGCCCGTCCAGCCGGTGTGGAGCGCGCGCGTCCGCGCGTCCCACTCCCCAGTCGGCGCGTCGGCGTCGTCGGTCATGTACTACGGGCATATTCCTTCACACGGATATGCACGCGAGTTACGGCAACGTCTGCCGACTGACGGACGGACTCCCAAAGCCTAAAGCGGAGACCGCGGGAAGCGGGCGGTATATGGCCGCCATCGAGTTGGAGGGCGTCACGAAGCGGTACGGCGACGTAACGGCCGTCCGCGACCTCGACCTCACGGTCGAGGAGGGCGAAGTGTTCGGCTTCCTCGGCCCCAACGGGGCGGGCAAGTCGACGACGATCAACATGCTCCTCGATTTCGTGCGCCCCACGACCGGTACCGTCAGGGTGCTCTCGCGGGACGCACAGGCGGAGTCGGTGGAGGTGCGCCGGAACACCGGCGTCCTGCCCGAGGGGTACGACGTGTACGAGCGCCTCACCGGCCGCCAGCACGTCGAGTTCGCGATGCGCTCGAAGGAACTCGACGGCGACGTGGACGCGGTGTTGGAGCGCGTGGGTATCGCCGACGCCGCCGACCGCCGCGCGGGCGGCTACTCCAAGGGGATGCGCCAGCGGCTCGTCCTCGGGATGGCACTCGTCGGCGAGCCCGACATCCTCATTCTCGACGAGCCGTCCTCCGGGCTGGACCCCGCGGGCGCCAAGGAGATGCGCGAGATCGTGCGCGACGAGGCCGAGCGCGGCGCGACGGTGTTCTTCTCCAGCCACGTGCTCGGGCAGGTCGAGGCGGTGTGTGACCGCGTCGGCATCATGCGCGAGGGCGAACTCGTCGCCGAGGACTCCATCGAGGGCCTCAGGGAGGCCGTCGGCGGCGAGGAACAGCTGGTCGTCACCGTCGACGCAGCCAGCGAGGAGGACGTCGAGGCGGTGCGGGCGCTGGCGGGCGTCTCCTCGGCCGCGACCGACGGCGGGACGGTCACGGTGTCGTGCTCCAGCGACGCGAAGACGGAGGTCATCGGCGCCCTGGAGGACGCCGGCGTGACGGTGAAGGACTTCACCACCCAGGAGGCGAGCCTGGAGGACCTCTTCCTCACCTACGCCGAGGGCGACGGCGCTGGGGCGGGGAACGGCGGCGACACGACGGCGACGAGCACGGAGGTGGCCGAATGAGCCTGGAGGCCGTCGCGCGCAAGGACTTCCAGGACGCCGTGCGCTCGCGGTGGCTGCTGGGACTGACGGCGTTCTTCGTCCTGCTGGTCTCGGTGGTCGTCTACCTCGTCCGCCCGGGCGAGGGACAGAC
This genomic stretch from Halobaculum roseum harbors:
- a CDS encoding ABC transporter ATP-binding protein — translated: MAAIELEGVTKRYGDVTAVRDLDLTVEEGEVFGFLGPNGAGKSTTINMLLDFVRPTTGTVRVLSRDAQAESVEVRRNTGVLPEGYDVYERLTGRQHVEFAMRSKELDGDVDAVLERVGIADAADRRAGGYSKGMRQRLVLGMALVGEPDILILDEPSSGLDPAGAKEMREIVRDEAERGATVFFSSHVLGQVEAVCDRVGIMREGELVAEDSIEGLREAVGGEEQLVVTVDAASEEDVEAVRALAGVSSAATDGGTVTVSCSSDAKTEVIGALEDAGVTVKDFTTQEASLEDLFLTYAEGDGAGAGNGGDTTATSTEVAE
- a CDS encoding O-acetylhomoserine aminocarboxypropyltransferase/cysteine synthase family protein — translated: MTDDADAPTGEWDARTRALHTGWTGDPATGARAPPIYQTTSYAFPDADTAADLYALDREGDVYTRISNPTTRVLEKRLADLEGGVDAVATASGMAAIDTATSLLARAGDNVVASVDMYGGTSTYLAHMASRRGVDLRTVETTDYAAYEDAVDEDTAFVHVETLANPSLVTPDFERVADIAHEHAVPLVVDNTFGTPALCNPIDHGADIVWNSTTKWIHGSGTTVGGVLVDGGTFPWDHPDADYPELSGENPAFDVDFAERFGERAFAQVARHRGVRTLGNPQSPFDAWQTLQGLATLPIRMEKHCENARIVAEHLRDHPEVAWVTYPGFEGHPTHDAAAEYLDGFGGMVVFGLEDGFTAGKGVCEEVELVSFLANIGDARSLIIHPASTTHAQLSEEEQRAAGVSPDLLRLSVGIEDPDDIVADLDRAIAEATR